A window of bacterium contains these coding sequences:
- a CDS encoding MerR family DNA-binding transcriptional regulator — MEKKYLNIKQAAKHLGVTPLTLRNWDKKGILTSYRNPVNNYRVYRVDQLEMFTRRLENSKNKKGGRRIDISVV, encoded by the coding sequence ATGGAAAAAAAATACCTAAACATAAAACAGGCCGCCAAGCATCTGGGGGTTACCCCCCTTACTCTCCGAAACTGGGACAAAAAAGGGATCTTAACTTCTTATAGAAATCCAGTTAATAACTATCGGGTATACAGGGTTGATCAACTGGAGATGTTTACTCGCAGGTTAGAGAATTCTAAAAACAAAAAAGGCGGCAGAAGGATAGATATATCGGTCGTCTAA